TAAATTAGCTAAAGAGCTTGAAGCCAACTTGCCAAACTGGGCAAATCAACCCCATCTCACTTTAAATAAAACCGAAGAGATCGTTGCGGTTTTTAATAATGTAAAGGAAAGATTGAgctatcatcatcatcatcagcagGCACTAGAATTTTTCCATGCAGCAGAGATGCTGGGTGAGAGGCCGGCGACGGCAGCATTTGCCGTGCATGGGCTGCCGCTGGCGCAGGAAAGCGATCAAGTGGGTGTATCTGATTCGAGTAGAGGAGGtggttcttcttcttcctcttctcaaAGGCAACGAAGAAGGTAAGAAACTTCACTCTTTTGACAGCTTTTTACTTAGTGGTTTACTGCATTAACACAAACAATTCCAGCATATATTGAATTTTGCATAAGTTCTAATATAATGTTTGATTATATTAACTGCCACGTGATTTCTGAAGGTTGCTCTTTTTACTAATACTTGTAAACTTGTGAAGAAATCTGCATATTATTTCGTGTGAGATAAAATATATATGGAGCAAGAATATTACGTGTGATATATTGGTAATAATATATTGTTAAGGGCCTCAACGTATTCACGCATTACAATTATTCATTACATAATAATCTCTCAACACATAATTATTATTCACAACATATTTAATGATCTCTTCGTTATAATTCCTGCAACACTAATTCACGAACCAAACCAGCCCTTAGTGCTATGCGATGGAATATAGTTTGAAACATCAGTGGAAAAGGGTGCGCACACAATGTACAGTATAtatatcttttttattttaatattgtgAACAGGAAAAGAGTTTTTAAATACAGTTCTATCTCTGCTTTATCAAATTTCCAAAGAAATTCCACAGAACTTTCTCAACAGCAGGGGCTACCACTAACCTATAAAAATGTCAACATACAATGATTTTCTTCCAAGTTTCTGTCGTTAATTACCAAGAAAAGGAGATCATTATGTAAGTTCAAAATCAATAATTGTGCATTTTATCATACAAAATATAATCAGAAGTGGGGACAACAATGTGTATGCACAGAAATTTGTATACAATTATTTTAGTATGACTAGATAGAGTGGTTCACATCATAATGAGGCCTTCTGGTCATAAGCTGATGTAGCATTATACCTCCGAATTCAATTGAACCAATAACTTTTGATCAGCGAATCATAAATTTACgtgaaaatttattaaaattataaaaatagtagatataaaaccataactttaaaaatattaatGATTCAATATTAAAAACTTTAAATATTGAACTCATGAAATTTAAATCCTGAATCAGCAGTCATAAGCTTAAATAATGGTGTGTCATATGCTACACAGAAGAAACAATAGTAAAAAGGTATCATTAGAAGTTCCTTCGcaaatagaaaagaaagaagaagaaaacacaaATATttttgttgatcaaatccaacAGTAGGATTTACCAGAAAAAATCAAACAGTAGAAAAATAAACTTTAAATTATTTATTCCAGTTTGTTTTAAATATGAGGATTTCAAGTCCATAGATCAAGATGAACATGAAAGCGGTTCCAAGTTCAACTGTTCCAGCATCCCATCTAAATATGTCAGCTCTAAaagaaaacgaaaatattttctttaattttctgcATGGTATAATTCTAATCAATAACTAGAACAAAAATCGAGGGTCGTTTGATTGGTGGGATAAGGAATAATAATTTCGAGAGTAGATATGGAATTATTTTATCCCACATTTGGTTGGATTTTTAAATTTGAGATTAGCAATTCTAGGATTCATTTATATCACAATTGCGGTATTGCATTATTCTAGCCCAGATAAAGGATGCGATAATAATCCTGGAATAAACCACTACAATGACAAAGATGCCCTTTTCTAAGTCTCTTCCCCCTAAAGTCCTTTATAAAATCAAAGGTTAAAACTGAAAATAAAGTTTATCCCAACATATCGAGTATATACCAAACACATGTTTTATATTATATCCCGGTGTATCCCATTTTTAATTCAATAAACTAAATATCTCCCAATAAAAATATATCTTCAAAATAATTTCATTACTATTTAGTTTTGGTAATATAATCCCATCATTATAATCTCAGGATAATATTGTCTAGTTGTGGCACATTCACATAAGTGGCTAGGTGTATAGTTTTATTCTCGGATATTTGATGAAGGTGCAGACCGGGTGATACAGACACAAGAACAGTGAGGGTGGCTGCTCCTAGAATGGGAAATCTTGAACTTCCACCTGAGGATGGTTATACTTGGAGAAAATATGGTCAGAAAGAGATCCTTGGTTCTAGGTTCCCAAGGTAAATTCATTAATTAATTTTCATACTTTAATTTATAATTTGCTAGTAATAATATACTTAATATGTGcttctttttcttattctttAACTTTTCAATTATAATTAGTATGTGACCAAATACGTGAAAATCTAAGGACAAGCTGTCTACTTCCGTAATATTTGAAGGGGTCAAACCATATAACTATATCCATTTTTATTTCACCGAGTACACGACCATTGAGTTGAAGTAGAAATTCAAGATAGAAACAGTTAGTTTGAACAACGTAACTTTGACTAATGGGATTAGAATAGGAAGGAAATCGGATTCCACTAGTCTTGATTACTCACTCTTAAAAGCCAGATAAGGAACAAAAAAGATACTACTACGTACTATTCTACTCTAATCAGTTTGAACTTACAGACCTTTCTCTCAGCGACTTTTCCTATATTTAGTAAACAAAATACCTATTGGATATTTGACAGTTGACCAATATTGTTCCACATACAACTACTTTTTTGGAGTCACTGGGATATATATTTTGACCCTCAAGACTTCTCACGAATTCTAGAATGATATGCATCTAACTACCGTTAAATCCTCTTGTTAATGGAGTATTTTTTTTCTATGCTCCTTTCTTCCCCCAGCCCCTAGGTATAAaaactactatatatatttaACCGCTTGTTTGGatgtattgtattatattgtattgtGTTGTTTTGATGAATACATGTTTGGATAGATTGGATCATTATTTATCGTCGTTTCATAATATaccagcaatatgaagaataaacttgtaatattacAAAGATAAAGTATGATACGAGGTAGAATTATCTATATCTacctatctatactatattaaaagcacgaaagcccttagcgaaatgtctttcgccttttttacccttaaaaaATAGAGTTTACCCTGGTAAAATATAGTCTTTTTGATTATTTTCCTACTATTTAGGAATAGTCATTTGATTAATTTTCTACTATTTAGGaatagttatttaattaattcatGCTTTTTAGGGATAGTCATTTTATTATTCTCTTTCTATTTGTAATATTTATTTTTTCAATTCCTTTCAACTCTAAAATTTCAGGCGCTTTCAATTTACACTAATAAAGTTTCCCTCACTTTCTACTCACTTTATACGTAGGAGTATATGTAGGAAAGTTACGTTCAGTTTTAGGATTTGGAGGTTTTCAGTACACTTTATTAGTATATGTAGGTGCTAAATTGGTTTTTAGTTAGTTTTGTATCTGTATGTATAACGATACTATTGTAAATTTTTTCTATTACTTGTGTTAATTCCAACAGGATATAGATTAAAGGATTTTTTCATAATTGTAATCAAATTATAAATGATGGACATTTTGGGTTAGAGCAAAATCTGATGTGCTTTCTTAGGATCTCATAGAAAGAATCCTCGACATTAACGGAAAAGAAGTCCTAGACATTAGGTATaaatttcttcaaaaaaaaaaaaaaaaaatttaaaacataCTAAAACAAAAGATGAGCCAATagtaagaaattgaataaaaaatttattttcttcaacATTGAAAAGAAATAATAAAGTGTTTGAATGAACTAATTAGCATAAGAATCCAATTAAATTGTTTtcgaattttaaaatatattatattagtaaaattatttttcacgAAACTcttagtatatatataaaaaaagttcCCAGATTTTCAAAAGGAAGAAACAAGATATGCATTTTTATATTTAACATGAAAGATATTATAGTTACattacatagttcaaataagatAAGAGATTTATATTAGGtaaaatttaattgattttaaagttctaaatattaggattCCTACATTGTTCGGatttaggaaatatatttaataaggaaaaatttatttaattttcaaGTCCTaactattaaaaaataattaaataataattttattgtaaaatctattttttaaaaagtaaaataatTGATCAATATTTCACGCATGGCCTTAGTACTTTTATAATAACATAGATAGATTATAGATTTATAATCGATTATAGAGTTAAGACCaattttttatataatttaattatattagtaaaaaaaataaaaattgaggtAAGTTTtgtgaaatattttatttgattATCCGGGCATATAATAACATGTCCATTACTCTTTAGTCAAATGCTCCTTCCAGAAAGTTTATGTACCAAAATATAAGTAACATTCtaataaatattataattagaaTAAATTATTTCAATATCTGTAATTATTATACTCTTTATCTCAACATcaaattttagaaataattttgaAATGATACTAAATAATTGCACGTCAGATATACAtagttattttaaaattttatacttATTGAGATAGGGTACACGCGCAAAGCACGTACCCTAAGACTagttatataaaaaggtaggataAATGATAAAtaagattatttaataataaagaAGCGCAAGATCAGAGGAAAAAATAAGTTAACGACGTGATCACAACAAATCCGTCGTTACATAAGGTAATATTTTTTTGTCACAACGTAATGACGAATTTAACggtacgatacaataaaatttaaaaaatatataaaaaaaattatatttaaagtaacaatacgatacaacaCAATAGATAACAACCATATTCCACACAAGCTGTAAGATACAAAGTTActccatgattttatttaagaaCATTTGTAAGTTGACTATGAGTTTAACTTTCGTGCGAAAGTACACCATGCACTAATTAATGTTTAATAGTATATATTTAAATCCATTAACTATGTAATTTTGATGATTTTAGGGCTTATTATAGATGCACCCACCAAAAGCTATACAATTGTCCAGCCAAAAAGCAAGTCCAGCGCCTTGACAATGATCCTTACGTATTTGAAGTAACATACAGATCTCAACACACTTGC
This sequence is a window from Nicotiana sylvestris chromosome 3, ASM39365v2, whole genome shotgun sequence. Protein-coding genes within it:
- the LOC104240109 gene encoding WRKY transcription factor 55 isoform X2; translated protein: MDETTATILYGCKLAKELEANLPNWANQPHLTLNKTEEIVAVFNNVKERLSYHHHHQQALEFFHAAEMLGERPATAAFAVHGLPLAQESDQVGVSDSSRGGGSSSSSSQRQRRRPGDTDTRTVRVAAPRMGNLELPPEDGYTWRKYGQKEILGSRFPRAYYRCTHQKLYNCPAKKQVQRLDNDPYVFEVTYRSQHTCYMSATAPTVPPPSVEEITHQTTTILPPPLPLPPPTSASLRAHWLSMDIKPQRDQGTSTIPFHIQRDFGHSTGGSLASICNVESRDGGAGPSGGRYGREVDYQLPVVDMADAMFNYSGSSSNNSMDIIFSSIDDKWDSAEKKE
- the LOC104240109 gene encoding WRKY transcription factor 55 isoform X1, with amino-acid sequence MDETTATILYGCKLAKELEANLPNWANQPHLTLNKTEEIVAVFNNVKERLSYHHHHQQALEFFHAAEMLGERPATAAFAVHGLPLAQESDQVGVSDSSRGGGSSSSSSQRQRRRCRPGDTDTRTVRVAAPRMGNLELPPEDGYTWRKYGQKEILGSRFPRAYYRCTHQKLYNCPAKKQVQRLDNDPYVFEVTYRSQHTCYMSATAPTVPPPSVEEITHQTTTILPPPLPLPPPTSASLRAHWLSMDIKPQRDQGTSTIPFHIQRDFGHSTGGSLASICNVESRDGGAGPSGGRYGREVDYQLPVVDMADAMFNYSGSSSNNSMDIIFSSIDDKWDSAEKKE